A genomic region of Oryza glaberrima chromosome 1, OglaRS2, whole genome shotgun sequence contains the following coding sequences:
- the LOC127760096 gene encoding amino-acid permease BAT1 homolog, translated as MSRSVQLAVAAGDQVDPDSLRLHQLGYKQELKRGLSALSNFAFSFANISVMMGVTTTYNTGLRYGGPVSMTLGWLVVAVFNCCVALSMAEICSAYPTSGGLYYWSAKLAGKQWASLASWVTGWFNVVGQWAAIASVDFSLAQLLQVIILLSTGGGNGGGYMASKYTVLAIYAFILILHGIINSLPIEWLSLFGHVGAIWNAAGIFVLTILIPAVAKDRPNIEFVFTHLNTENGMGIHDKAYILAVGLLMSQYSVIGYDTSAHMVEETKNADRSGPIGIITSVLFATVFGWIYLLALTSVVTDIPYLLSPSNDAGGYAIAQALYTAFHRRYGSGVGGIVCLGAVAVAVFLCGIACVTSNSRMAYAFSRDGAMPLSRVWYRVNKHEVPLNVVWLGVAVAFVMALTSLGSQVAFQAMGSIATLGMYIAYALPVFFRVTTARRSFVPGPFHLGRYGVVVGWAGVVWVATVTVLFSLPVAYPVANKETFNYTPVAVGGVLLLSVGAWVLRARFWFQGPITNVDTHC; from the exons ATGTCTCGCTCCGTCCAAttggcggtggccgccggcgatcAAGTCGATCCGGACAGTCTCCGGCTTCACCAGCTCGGCTACAAGCAGGAGCTCAAGCGTGGCCTCTC GGCACTGTCCAACTTTGCCTTCTCCTTCGCCAACATCTCCGTGATGATGGGGGTGACGACGACGTACAACACCGGGCTGCGGTACGGCGGGCCGGTGTCCATGACGTTGGGATGGTTGGTGGTGGCGGTGTTCAACTGCTGCGTCGCCCTGTCCATGGCCGAGATCTGCTCGGCGTACCCGACTTCCGGCGGGCTATACTACTGGAGCGCCAAGCTGGCCGGCAAACAATGGGCTTCCTTGGCTTCCTGGGTCACTGGCTG GTTCAACGTTGTGGGACAG TGGGCAGCTATTGCAAGCGTAGATTTCTCGTTGGCGCAGCTGCTACAAGTGATCATCTTGCTTAGCACAGGAGGAGGCAATGGCGGCGGTTACATGGCTTCCAAGTACACCGTGCTGGCGATTTATGCCTTCATCCTAATCTTGCATGGCATCATCAACAGCCTCCCTATCGAGTGGCTATCTCTGTTTGGCCATGTCGGAGCCATCTGGAATGCTGCAG GTATCTTTGTGCTGACGATCTTGATTCCAGCAGTAGCAAAGGACAGGCCAAATATTGAGTTCGTGTTTACCCATCTCAACACGGAAAACGGCATGGGGATCCATGACAAGGCTTACATCCTAGCCGTGGGCTTGCTGATGAGCCAGTACTCTGTTATCGGCTACGATACATCTGCTCACATG GTTGAGGAGACAAAGAATGCAGACCGGAGCGGCCCAATTGGGATCATCACCTCGGTTCTTTTCGCGACGGTGTTTGGTTGGATTTACCTGTTGGCTCTGACATCTGTCGTGACGGACATCCCGTACCTGCTCAGCCCCAGCAACGACGCCGGCGGCTACGCCATCGCGCAAGCTCTGTACACCGCCTTCCACCGGAGATACGGCAGCGGAGTTGGAGGGATCGTCTGCTTgggagccgtcgccgtcgccgtcttcctCTGCGGCATCGCGTGCGTCACCAGCAATTCGAG GATGGCGTACGCCTTCTCCAGAGACGGGGCGATGCCGTTGTCGCGCGTGTGGTACCGGGTGAACAAGCACGAGGTGCCCCTCAACGTCGTCTGGCTCGGCGTCGCCGTGGCGTTCGTCATGGCTCTTACG TCGCTGGGGAGCCAGGTGGCGTTCCAGGCGATGGGTTCGATCGCGACGCTGGGGATGTACATCGCGTACGCGCTGCCCGTGTTCTTCCGCGTGACGACGGCTCGGAGATCGTTCGTGCCAGGGCCGTTCCACCTCGGGCGATACGGGGTCGTCGTCGGCTGGGCGGGTGTGGTGTGGGTGGCCACCGTCACGGTGCTCTTCTCGCTGCCGGTGGCGTACCCGGTGGCCAACAAGGAGACATTCAACTACACTCCGGTGGCCGTCGGTGGCGTGTTATTGCTCAGTGTTGGTGCGTGGGTGCTACGTGCCCGCTTCTGGTTCCAAGGGCCCATCACGAATGTTGACACGCATTGTTGA
- the LOC127760006 gene encoding glucan endo-1,3-beta-glucosidase GII-like, with protein MIGNDLPSKSDVVQLYKSNGITDMRIYLPDVEAMNALRGTGIGLIVGVANDILIDLAANPASAASWVDANVKPFVPAVNIKYIAVGNEISGEPTQNILPVMQNINAALAAASITGVKASTAVKLDVVTNTFPPSAGVFAAPYMTAVAKLLASTGAPLLANIYPYFAYIGNKKDISLNYATFQAGTTVPDPNTGLVYTNLFDAMVDSVYAALDKAGAAGVSIVVSESGWPSAGGDSATIDIARTYVQNLIKHAKKGTPKRPGVIETYVFAMFNENQKPGEATEQNFGAFYPNKTAVYPINFQYSGEFSTDGKLAGTTMARRQGVASMLTIALIIGAFASAPTTVQSIGVCYGVLGNNLPSRSEVVQLYKSKGINGMRIYYPDKEALNALRNSGIGLILDVGDQLSYLAASSSNAAAWVRDNVKPYYPAVNIKYIAVGNEVEGGATNSILPAIRNVNSALASSGLGAIKASTAVKFDVISNSYPPSAGVFRDAYMKDIARYLASTGAPLLANVYPYFAYRGNPRDISLNYATFRPGTTVRDPNNGLTYTNLFDAMVDAVYAALEKASAGNVKVVVSESGWPSAGGFGASVDNARAYNQGLIDHVGRATPKRPGALEAYIFAMFNENQKNGDPTERNFGLFYPNKSPVYPIRF; from the exons atgatcggcaacgatctcccGTCGAAGAGCGACGTCGTGCAGCTCTACAAATCCAATGGCATCACAGACATGCGCATCTACTTGCCCGACGTCGAGGCCATGAACGCCCTGCGCGGCACAGGCATCGGCCTCATCGTCGGCGTCGCCAACGACATCCTCATCGACCTCGCCGCCAACCCGGCGTCCGCCGCGTCCTGGGTCGACGCCAACGTCAAGCCGTTCGTCCCGGCGGTGAACATCAAGTACATCGCCGTCGGCAACGAGATCTCCGGCGAGCCCACGCAGAACATCCTCCCGGTCATGCAGAACATCAACGCCGCCCTGGCCGCGGCGAGCATCACCGGCGTCAAGGCGTCCACGGCGGTGAAGCTAGACGTCGTCACCAACACGTTCCCGCCCTCGGCCGGCGTGTTCGCGGCGCCCTACATGACGGCCGTGGCCAAGCTCCTGGCGAGCACCGgcgcgccgctgctcgccaaCATCTACCCCTACTTCGCCTACATCGGCAACAAGAAGGACATCAGCCTCAACTACGCCACGTTCCAGGCCGGCACGACGGTGCCCGACCCCAACACCGGCCTGGTCTACACCAACCTGTTCGACGCCATGGTCGACTCCGTGTACGCCGCGCTGGAcaaggccggcgcggcgggcgtcAGCATCGTCGTGTCGGAGAGCGGGTGGCCGTCGGCCGGCGGGGACTCGGCCACGATCGACATCGCGCGGACCTACGTGCAGAACCTGATTAAGCATGCGAAGAAGGGGACGCCGAAGCGGCCCGGGGTGATCGAGACGTACGTGTTCGCCATGTTCAACGAGAACCAGAAGCCCGGGGAAGCCACGGAGCAAAACTTTGGAGCCTTCTACCCTAACAAGACAGCAGTCTACCCTATCAATTTCCA GTATTCAGGTGAGTTCTCAACCGATGGAAAG CTAGCTGGGACAACAATGGCCAGGAGACAGGGAGTTGCTTCTATGCTTACAATTGCTCTGATCATTGGAGCATTTGCTTCTGCTCCAACAA CTGTGCAATCCATCGGCGTGTGCTATGGCGTTCTCGGCAACAACCTCCCGTCGCGGAGCGAGGTGGTGCAGCTGTACAAGTCCAAGGGCATCAACGGGATGCGCATCTACTACCCCGACAAGGAGGCTCTCAACGCCCTGCGCAACTCCGGCATCGGCCTCATCCTCGACGTCGGCGACCAGTTGTCCTATCTTGCCGCTAGCTCCTCCAACGCAGCCGCGTGGGTCCGCGACAACGTCAAGCCCTACTACCCGGCCGTGAACATCAAGTACATCGCCGTCGGCAACGAGGTGGAAGGCGGCGCCACGAATAGCATCCTCCCGGCCATCCGCAACGTCAACTCCGCCCTGGCCTCGTCGGGCCTCGGCGCCATCAAGGCGTCCACCGCGGTGAAGTTCGACGTCATCTCCAACTCCTACCCACCCTCCGCCGGCGTCTTCAGGGACGCCTACATGAAGGACATCGCGCGCTACCTGGCGAGCACCGgcgcgccgctgctcgccaaCGTGTACCCGTACTTCGCCTACAGGGGGAACCCGCGCGACATCAGCCTCAACTACGCCACGTTCCGGCCGGGCACCACGGTCAGGGACCCAAACAACGGGCTCACCTACACCAACCTGTTCGACGCCATGGTGGACGCCGTGTACGCCGCGCTGGAGAAGGCCAGCGCCGGGAACGTGAAGGTGGTGGTGTCGGAGAGCGGGTGGCCGTCGGCGGGAGGGTTCGGGGCGAGCGTGGACAATGCGAGGGCGTACAACCAGGGGCTGATCGACCATGTCGGGCGTGCCACGCCCAAGAGGCCGGGGGCACTGGAGGCGTACATATTCGCCATGTTCAATGAGAACCAGAAGAACGGGGATCCCACCGAGAGAAACTTTGGGCTCTTCTACCCTAACAAGTCGCCCGTGTATCCCATCCGGTTCTAA
- the LOC127760101 gene encoding glucan endo-1,3-beta-glucosidase GV-like translates to MSMQGVVPVLAAALAIAAFASFPSGVRSIGVCYGMNGDGLPSRSDVVQLYKSNGIGAMRIYSADREALDALRGSGIDLALDVGDRNDVGQIAASADSWVQDNVKAYYPDVKIKYIVVGNELTGTGDAASILPAMQNVQVALASVGLADSIKVTTAIKMDTLAASSPPSAGVFTNPSVMEPIVRFLAGNGAPLLANVYPYFEYRDSQDIDLSYALFQPSSTTVSDPNGGGLSYTNLFDAMVDAVRAAVEKVSGGGSSVVDVVVSESGWPSDGGKGATVENARAYNQNLIDHVAQGTPKKPGQMEVYVFAMFNENRKEGDATEKKFGLFNPDKTPVYPITF, encoded by the exons ATGTCTATGCAAGGCGTTGTTCCTGTGCTTGCAGCGGCTTTGGCCATTGCAGCCTTCGCCTCCTTTCCTTCAG GCGTGCGATCCATCGGCGTGTGCTACGGCATGAACGGCGACGGCCTCCCGTCGCGGAGCGACGTCGTGCAGCTCTACAAGTCCAACGGCATCGGCGCCATGCGCATCTACTCCGCCGACCGCGAGGCCCTCGACGCCCTGCGCGGCTCGGGCATCGACCTCGCCCTCGACGTCGGCGACCGGAACGACGTCGGCCAGATCGCGGCCAGCGCGGACTCCTGGGTCCAGGACAACGTGAAGGCTTACTATCCGGACGTCAAGATCAAGTACATCGTCGTCGGCAACGAGCTCACCGGcaccggcgacgcggcgagcaTCCTCCCGGCCATGCAGAACGTCCAGGTCGCCCTCGCGTCCGTAGGCCTCGCGGACAGCATCAAGGTGACCACCGCCATCAAGATGGACACGCTCGCCgcctcatcgccgccgtccgccggcgtGTTCACCAACCCATCCGTCATGGAGCCCATCGTGAGGTTCCTCGCCGGCAACGGCGCGCCGCTCCTGGCCAACGTGTACCCCTACTTCGAGTACAGGGACAGCCAGGACATCGACCTCAGCTACGCGCTCTTCCAGCCGAGCTCGACCACGGTGAGCGACCCCAACGGCGGCGGGCTGAGCTACACGAACCTCTTCGACGCCATGGTCGACGCCGTCCGCGCCGCGGTGGAGAaggtgagcggcggcggaagcagcgTCGTCGACGTCGTGGTGTCGGAGAGCGGGTGGCCGTCGGACGGCGGGAAGGGGGCCACCGTGGAGAACGCGCGGGCGTACAACCAGAATCTGATCGACCACGTCGCCCAAGGCACGCCGAAGAAGCCCGGGCAGATGGAGGTGTACGTGTTCGCCATGTTTAACGAGAACCGGAAGGAAGGCGACGCCACGGAGAAGAAGTTTGGGCTGTTCAATCCAGACAAGACACCGGTTTACCCAATCACTTTCTGA
- the LOC127760099 gene encoding DNA repair protein recA homolog 2, mitochondrial produces the protein MRALVASSALLRRSAARANLSGAGFCNGAPPVSSPLRRFPLQNWINDRFCWFLSKSCSMSTSVDVQLDYETDPPLDGVKVLEKESTLSVAVSQLASDFDRESNLCLERFSRTRRTSVISTGSLKLDIALGIGGLPKGRMVELFGKEASGKTTLALHVVKEAQKKGGCCAYIDAENAFNPSVAEAIGVNVEKLLIAQPDSAENSLSIVNTLVGGSIDVVVVDSVAALIPRCELEGEIYMNSEDVQSRLMTRALRKIQHTLSRSETLIIFVNQVRTKLSSNQTPGIFKEVACGGNALGFYAAVRMRTSRRELRYSEAQATGIGISVQIIKNKLAPATLKEAGIDIRFGKGICYESEILELASSLGVIMKDDSGYWINGEFLPNKAEAEKFLRENAAVADEICGTMRRQFFER, from the exons ATGCGAGCTCTCGTAGCCTCCTCCGCTCTCCTCCGGAGATCTGCCGCCCGTGCCAACCTCTCCGGCGCGGGCTTCTGTAATGGCGCGCCTCCCgtgtcctctcctctccgccgctTTCCCCTCCAG AATTGGATAAACGACAGATTTTGTTGGTTCTTATCAAAAAGTTGTTCGATGTCAACCTCAG TTGATGTGCAATTAGACTATGAGACTGATCCCCCACTCGATGGTGTAAAAGTTCTCGAGAAAGAGTCGACACTAAGTGTCGCTGTCTCTCAACTCGCAAGTGATTTTGATAGAGAATCTAATTTATGTTTGGAGCGGTTCTCCCGCACAAGGCGCACATCTGTGATCTCCACTGGTTCTCTTAAGCTTGATATTGCTCTTGGCATTGGTGGATTACCAAAG GGTAGAATGGTTGAATTATTTGGAAAAGAGGCCTCTGGGAAGACAACACTCGCCCTTCATGTTGTCAAGGAAGCGCAAAAGAAAGGAG GCTGCTGTGCTTATATTGATGCAGAAAATGCTTTTAACCCTTCTGTTGCTGAAGCCATTGGTGTAAACGTTGAAAAGCTCCTGATAGCCCAACCTGACTCTGCTGAAAATTCTTTGAGCATAGTGAACACTCTTGTTGGTGGATCAATTGATGTTGTTGTTGTCGATAGT GTTGCAGCACTTATTCCCAGATGTGAACTTGAAGGTGAAATATATATGAATTCTGAAGATGTGCAGTCCCGCTTGATGACTCGGGCACTTCGAAAAATTCAGCACACACTAAGTCGCTCTGAAACGCTGATTATTTTTGTTAATCAG GTTAGAACAAAGTTGAGCTCAAATCAGACTCCTGGAATCTTCAAGGAGGTAGCTTGTGGCGGCAATGCATTAGGATTCTATGCTGCAGTCAGAATGAGGACTTCAAGAAGGGAATTACGCTACAGTGAGGCCCAG GCTACTGGCATCGGTATATCAGTGCAGATAATCAAGAACAAATTAGCTCCAGCAACTCTGAAGGAAGCTGGCATTGACATCAGATTTGGGAAGGGGATCTGCTACGAATCAGAGATCCTGGAGCTGGCTTCTTCCCTTGGGGTTATTATGAAGGATGATTCTGGGTATTGGATCAATGGTGAGTTCCTTCCAAACAAGGCAGAAGCTGAGAAATTCCTACGTGAAAATGCTGCTGTGGCGGATGAAATCTGCGGTACCATGAGGAGACAATTCTTTGAAAGGTGA